A genomic region of Magnolia sinica isolate HGM2019 chromosome 6, MsV1, whole genome shotgun sequence contains the following coding sequences:
- the LOC131248264 gene encoding uncharacterized protein LOC131248264 translates to MVDNSIVCCMCGDVGFPDKLFRCTGCRSRFQHLYCSNYYDESLPADSLAFCDWCHSKERSVRHAVAQSKRSAEKNTSIIKRSEYSGDKIKRHDREESSDRGKNVGSAPSPRRRYKFLKDVMC, encoded by the exons ATGGTTGATAACTCCATCGTCTGTTGCATGTGCGGCGACGTCGGTTTCCCTGACAAGCTCTTTCGTTGCACCGGATGCCGGTCTCGGTTCCAACATTT ATACTGTAGTAACTACTACGATGAATCGTTGCCAGCGGACAGTCTTGCATTCTGCGATTGGTGCCATAGCAAAGAGCGGAGCGTTAGGCATGCTGTAGCACAATCAAAGAGATCAGCAGAGAAGAACACCAGCATCATCAAACGGTCTGAGTACTCCGGCGACAAGATCAAAAGGCATGATAGAGAGGAGAGCAGCGATCGCGGTAAGAACGTAGGTAGCGCGCCTTCGCCGCGGCGTAGGTACAAGTTCCTTAAGGATGTCATGTGTTGA
- the LOC131248265 gene encoding protein NONRESPONDING TO OXYLIPINS 2, mitochondrial-like isoform X3 — MAAPNCWSKLINRTSLSSLKSAIKSKKVQTPLDRSTPHLSPTRPTPLPAGRFSSISRSPAELACAQSLLPLHSAVATARLTSCLTSSSRSCRALSQDGTDGT, encoded by the exons ATGGCCGCCCCCAACTGCTGGAGTAAGCTCATCAACAGaacttctctctcctctctgaaATCCGCCATTAAATCCAAGAAGGTCCAAACTCCCCTTGACAGATCTACTCCACATCTCTCTCCAACCAGACCTACTCCTCTTCCAGCAGGCCGCTTCTCTTCCATCTCCAG ATCTCCTGCGGAGCTAGCATGCGCTCAGTCTCTCTTGCCGCTCCACAGCGCCGTCGCCACCGCCAGGCTGACTTCATGCCTCACCTCGAGCTCCCGCAGCTGCCGGGCTCTCTCTCAAG
- the LOC131248265 gene encoding protein NONRESPONDING TO OXYLIPINS 2, mitochondrial-like isoform X2, whose amino-acid sequence MAAPNCWSKLINRTSLSSLKSAIKSKKVQTPLDRSTPHLSPTRPTPLPAGRFSSISRSPAELACAQSLLPLHSAVATARLTSCLTSSSRSCRALSQEFGLSVPR is encoded by the exons ATGGCCGCCCCCAACTGCTGGAGTAAGCTCATCAACAGaacttctctctcctctctgaaATCCGCCATTAAATCCAAGAAGGTCCAAACTCCCCTTGACAGATCTACTCCACATCTCTCTCCAACCAGACCTACTCCTCTTCCAGCAGGCCGCTTCTCTTCCATCTCCAG ATCTCCTGCGGAGCTAGCATGCGCTCAGTCTCTCTTGCCGCTCCACAGCGCCGTCGCCACCGCCAGGCTGACTTCATGCCTCACCTCGAGCTCCCGCAGCTGCCGGGCTCTCTCTCAAG